A section of the Hippea sp. KM1 genome encodes:
- a CDS encoding chloride channel protein — MKGFFKLFVLPALVGVIGGFSAIFMRELIKHSLKLSFAIDFFSDSRFYLLSIPILFLVSAFVIKNLLDNPSNPTIDSVARSIVLKKGRLDYKKGIATVVLSAVNIGFGVPVGREGPIAKLGGSLSSLFLKGLGFENFNVPLLVSCGVSSALAATFNAPIAAVIFGLEIILGRLSFNVIIPLSVSSVVGTAISRYFLGNYPAFFVPKLSYDYRILIFLPVFSFLFALMVYMFEYVFESAVVLSEKLHFSFYSKALIGGLMVGLLLWLYPDAASLGYDQVSRLFSLGFAPKEAFILGLVKMVALAITFASGMFGGIFAPSIFGGAFFGFAIGSVAHHFFSFINPLDVALIGTASIPASISFAPFRSTLIVAELAQNYHMILPLMLTSVFTVYFSSLLQDKIHFGRSAMQKGFDLMNEDYRNELVNVKITNFIDTSILTLKKDQLIEQVIFELMGSNSSYFSVVEDNRLVGVLSFRDVRLIGEFDKKDVRVEDIMTPNPGYLKLNSNGLDVFEFLSHIDVDYIPVVENDKNQIYVGMLDVNAFLKFVSFLYFKQRLLRSDATLKRSQK, encoded by the coding sequence ATGAAGGGTTTTTTCAAGCTATTTGTATTGCCCGCTTTGGTTGGTGTGATAGGTGGATTTTCCGCCATTTTCATGAGAGAGTTGATTAAACACTCCCTTAAACTCTCTTTTGCTATAGATTTTTTTTCCGATAGCAGGTTCTATCTTTTGAGCATACCCATTCTATTTCTGGTTTCTGCCTTTGTTATAAAGAACCTGTTGGATAACCCCTCAAATCCCACAATCGATTCGGTCGCCCGCTCCATTGTTTTAAAGAAGGGCAGGCTGGATTACAAAAAGGGCATAGCTACGGTGGTTCTTTCTGCTGTAAATATAGGGTTTGGCGTTCCGGTCGGCAGGGAAGGCCCCATAGCCAAGTTGGGCGGTTCCCTCTCCTCCTTGTTTCTTAAGGGGCTGGGTTTTGAAAACTTCAATGTGCCACTGCTTGTCAGCTGCGGTGTATCATCTGCTTTGGCTGCAACCTTTAATGCCCCAATAGCTGCCGTTATCTTTGGTCTTGAGATTATCCTGGGAAGGCTCAGTTTTAATGTTATAATACCCTTGAGCGTTTCATCGGTTGTCGGCACGGCCATATCGAGGTATTTTTTAGGCAACTATCCAGCGTTTTTTGTGCCTAAGTTGAGCTATGATTATAGAATATTGATATTTTTGCCTGTTTTTTCTTTTCTGTTTGCCCTGATGGTCTATATGTTTGAGTATGTCTTTGAATCGGCGGTGGTGTTATCAGAAAAACTCCACTTTTCCTTCTATTCCAAGGCGTTAATCGGTGGTCTGATGGTGGGTCTGCTTTTGTGGCTTTACCCCGATGCTGCATCTCTTGGATATGATCAGGTTAGCAGGCTGTTTTCCTTGGGATTTGCTCCGAAGGAGGCCTTTATTCTTGGTCTTGTTAAGATGGTGGCTTTGGCCATAACATTTGCAAGCGGTATGTTCGGCGGTATCTTTGCACCGTCCATATTCGGCGGGGCCTTCTTCGGTTTTGCCATAGGGAGCGTTGCCCACCACTTCTTCTCCTTCATAAACCCGCTGGATGTTGCCCTTATAGGCACAGCTTCCATACCGGCGAGCATCTCGTTTGCACCGTTTAGGTCTACCCTGATTGTTGCAGAGCTTGCCCAGAATTACCATATGATACTGCCGTTGATGCTTACATCTGTGTTTACGGTATATTTTTCCAGTCTTTTGCAGGATAAGATCCACTTCGGACGCTCAGCCATGCAGAAGGGGTTTGATTTAATGAATGAGGATTACAGAAATGAGCTTGTGAATGTGAAGATAACCAACTTTATAGATACCTCTATTTTAACGCTTAAAAAGGATCAATTGATAGAGCAGGTTATCTTTGAGCTTATGGGTAGCAACTCGAGCTATTTCTCCGTTGTGGAGGATAATAGGCTGGTGGGTGTTTTGTCCTTCAGGGATGTCAGGCTTATCGGTGAGTTCGATAAGAAGGATGTTAGGGTTGAAGACATCATGACTCCCAATCCGGGTTATCTTAAGCTTAACTCCAACGGACTGGATGTTTTTGAGTTTCTAAGCCATATAGATGTTGATTATATACCGGTTGTGGAAAACGACAAAAACCAGATTTATGTCGGCATGCTCGATGTAAACGCCTTTTTGAAGTTTGTCTCTTTTTTGTATTTTAAACAGAGGCTGCTCAGAAGCGATGCAACCTTGAAAAGGAGCCAGAAATAG
- a CDS encoding ATP-dependent DNA helicase: protein MQLSLSSLGLLKKAGPSSIFRVKLDSDIIEVISEADRIEGDLLMVCGDRLEALRLVAEHSESIGWFFCLDPVDLTVEVIAKPKEDVDGLFERILSNSDFEKRDDQLKIARIVFDSLKESKNAIIEAPTGVGKSLAYLVGCVVFCKEYKERVVISTNTINLQRQLIEKDIPFLQGFIDFKATLALGRSNYLCKRKAIEAINRGSPILFEGDVYKSIGEFLSTTKTGLKSEFFSVYEGVSEDVWRSIESSTLSCAHSKCPYYKNSCFFYRARSELEKADVIVANHHLVLSDSVLENARILPDAYAVVFDEAHNIERNATNYYTVSVSSDDVLRSIDMLYTKRRGDAYGFLAAIDGYKGLKELIVNLRSELADAFDELIGVMDSDELRIDSDNIDRVFKPLNRVLEVLSTVLDNLKGFLKENKDDELVDVKGVVLLLSNYLDNLGDFLNLKEGFVCWMKRFRKTIHLNMTPLDVRDALRGYLYKRLSSVVFVSATLSVGGSLDFFKNSVGVDGAVEFIAEGNFDYERLSRLFVVEDVKEPMQDGFDGDVADVVVAIGEALKGSNKGVLVLFTSYAMLNGVYDRVHDRLKGYGFRVYRQGELDNFELLNRFKKGNGFLFATGSFWEGIDVRGEGLSVLVMVRLPFEVPTTPIEKARYDLLKREGHNAFFEYALPKAVIRFRQGLGRLIRKSDDHGVMVVLDSRILSKSYGDVFLRSIPHITVKRVKKDEVKDRIVDFFVAFDRGVYNL from the coding sequence ATGCAACTGTCTTTAAGCTCTTTGGGTCTGCTAAAAAAAGCAGGCCCATCCTCCATTTTTAGGGTAAAATTGGATTCCGACATAATAGAGGTTATATCCGAGGCCGATAGAATAGAGGGTGATCTATTGATGGTTTGTGGGGATAGGCTTGAGGCCTTGAGGTTGGTTGCAGAGCATTCAGAATCGATTGGTTGGTTTTTCTGCTTGGATCCTGTTGATTTAACGGTTGAGGTCATAGCAAAACCGAAAGAGGATGTTGATGGTCTTTTTGAAAGGATCCTTTCAAATAGCGATTTTGAAAAAAGGGACGATCAGCTAAAGATCGCAAGGATTGTCTTTGATAGCCTCAAGGAGTCCAAAAACGCCATCATAGAGGCACCAACCGGCGTGGGAAAGAGCCTTGCATACCTTGTTGGGTGTGTTGTGTTTTGCAAGGAATACAAAGAAAGGGTTGTTATCTCAACGAATACTATAAACCTGCAAAGACAGCTTATAGAAAAAGACATACCGTTCCTTCAGGGGTTTATAGATTTTAAGGCAACATTGGCGCTTGGCAGGTCTAACTATCTGTGCAAGAGGAAGGCTATAGAGGCCATAAATAGGGGCAGTCCAATCCTGTTTGAGGGCGATGTTTATAAAAGTATAGGTGAGTTTCTATCAACAACAAAGACGGGGCTTAAGTCTGAATTCTTTTCTGTGTATGAGGGTGTCTCTGAGGATGTTTGGCGAAGCATTGAAAGCTCAACCCTATCTTGTGCGCACTCTAAATGCCCTTACTATAAGAATTCGTGTTTCTTTTACAGGGCGCGATCGGAACTTGAGAAGGCCGATGTAATTGTCGCAAACCACCACCTGGTTTTATCCGATTCCGTTTTGGAGAATGCAAGGATCTTGCCCGATGCATACGCCGTTGTTTTTGATGAGGCGCACAATATAGAAAGAAACGCCACAAACTATTATACGGTTAGTGTGAGCTCAGATGATGTGTTGCGCAGTATCGATATGCTTTATACAAAAAGAAGGGGCGATGCTTACGGCTTTCTTGCGGCCATTGATGGATATAAGGGATTAAAGGAATTGATAGTTAACCTCAGGTCTGAGCTTGCCGATGCCTTTGATGAGCTTATCGGGGTGATGGATAGCGATGAGCTTAGAATCGATAGTGATAATATCGACAGGGTATTTAAGCCACTTAACAGGGTTTTGGAAGTGCTGAGTACCGTTTTGGATAATCTGAAGGGATTTCTGAAGGAGAATAAGGACGATGAGCTTGTGGATGTGAAGGGGGTTGTGCTGCTTCTTTCTAACTATCTTGATAATTTAGGTGATTTCTTAAACCTCAAGGAGGGCTTTGTCTGTTGGATGAAGCGCTTTAGAAAAACCATACACCTCAATATGACGCCGCTGGATGTAAGGGATGCTCTAAGGGGCTATCTTTACAAAAGGCTATCCAGTGTTGTATTTGTATCGGCCACCCTATCTGTGGGTGGTAGTTTGGATTTTTTCAAAAACAGTGTGGGTGTGGATGGTGCCGTTGAGTTTATAGCAGAAGGCAATTTTGACTATGAGAGACTGAGCAGGTTGTTTGTTGTTGAGGATGTGAAGGAGCCCATGCAGGATGGGTTTGATGGTGATGTTGCCGATGTTGTTGTTGCTATTGGTGAGGCGTTGAAGGGCAGTAATAAGGGTGTGCTGGTTTTGTTTACATCCTATGCCATGTTGAACGGTGTTTACGATAGGGTGCATGATAGGCTAAAGGGGTATGGCTTTAGGGTGTATAGGCAGGGAGAGCTTGATAATTTTGAGCTTTTGAATAGATTTAAAAAGGGAAACGGTTTCTTGTTTGCTACGGGCAGCTTCTGGGAGGGCATAGATGTAAGGGGCGAGGGGTTGAGTGTTCTTGTGATGGTGAGGTTGCCGTTTGAGGTTCCAACGACCCCTATAGAGAAGGCAAGATACGACCTTCTAAAAAGGGAGGGGCACAATGCGTTCTTCGAGTATGCCCTGCCAAAGGCTGTCATAAGGTTTAGGCAAGGCCTGGGCAGGCTTATCAGGAAGTCGGATGACCACGGCGTTATGGTTGTTTTGGATAGCAGGATTTTGAGTAAATCCTATGGGGATGTGTTTTTAAGGAGTATTCCTCATATAACGGTAAAGAGGGTGAAGAAGGATGAGGTTAAAGACAGGATTGTTGATTTTTTTGTTGCTTTTGATAGGGGGGTGTACAACCTTTAA
- the purF gene encoding amidophosphoribosyltransferase: MCGIVGVFNKQEASNYVYLGLHALQHRGQEAAGIVSTDGDTFYVHKGRGLVNEIFNKKGVISSLKGRLAIGHNRYSTFGDESLANVQPLHAHFDLGNIAIAHNGNLVNALGIKRQLVNEGAIFNSNSDTEVIIHLIARSKKTSFFERLVEALSIIKGAFSLVIMREDEMYAVRDPWGFRPLSIGKLDDAVVFASETCAFDLIGAEFIRDVETGEVVIANRDGIHSHKPFKDQAEHKCVFEYIYFARPDSLLWNRHVYSIRKRMGEVLAEESPVEADIVIPTPDSGVPAALGFAKASGLQFDFGLIRNHYVGRTFIEPSQSIRNFGVRLKLNTAKDVLAGKRVVVVDDSIVRGTTSRRIVKMIRSAGASEVHLRIASPPVISPCFYGIDTPTKKELIASSHTVDEIRKYSTADSVAYLSLEGLKSIVGGEGYCFACFNGNYPIEFER, translated from the coding sequence ATGTGCGGTATAGTCGGTGTTTTTAACAAACAGGAGGCGTCCAATTATGTCTATTTAGGCCTCCATGCACTCCAGCACAGGGGGCAGGAGGCCGCTGGTATAGTGTCCACCGATGGGGATACATTCTATGTTCATAAGGGCAGAGGGCTTGTAAACGAGATATTCAACAAAAAGGGCGTTATATCGTCCCTAAAGGGCAGGCTCGCCATTGGCCATAACAGGTATTCCACATTCGGTGATGAATCATTAGCCAATGTTCAACCCCTGCACGCCCATTTTGATTTAGGTAATATAGCCATTGCCCACAACGGTAATCTGGTTAACGCTTTGGGTATAAAGAGGCAGTTGGTTAACGAAGGGGCGATCTTTAACTCCAACTCCGATACCGAGGTAATCATACACCTCATAGCAAGGAGTAAGAAGACCAGCTTCTTTGAGCGTCTGGTTGAGGCACTCTCCATAATCAAAGGCGCCTTCAGCCTGGTGATTATGAGAGAGGATGAGATGTATGCGGTCAGGGATCCGTGGGGCTTCAGGCCATTATCCATAGGTAAGTTAGACGATGCGGTTGTGTTTGCCTCAGAGACCTGTGCATTTGATTTGATAGGGGCTGAGTTTATAAGGGATGTGGAGACTGGAGAGGTGGTGATTGCAAACAGGGACGGCATACATTCCCACAAACCCTTTAAGGATCAGGCAGAACATAAATGCGTATTTGAATATATCTATTTTGCCCGCCCAGATTCGCTTCTGTGGAATAGGCATGTTTATTCCATCAGAAAGAGGATGGGTGAGGTGTTGGCTGAAGAGTCTCCCGTTGAGGCGGATATTGTTATACCGACACCGGATTCCGGTGTGCCTGCGGCTTTGGGTTTTGCAAAGGCGAGCGGCTTGCAGTTTGATTTTGGTCTTATAAGGAATCACTATGTAGGCAGGACATTTATCGAGCCGAGCCAATCGATAAGGAACTTCGGTGTCAGATTAAAACTCAACACGGCCAAGGATGTTTTGGCCGGCAAGAGGGTTGTTGTGGTTGATGATTCCATTGTTAGGGGGACAACAAGCAGGCGTATTGTCAAGATGATAAGGAGCGCAGGGGCCTCTGAGGTGCATCTGAGGATAGCCTCACCACCCGTTATATCCCCGTGCTTTTACGGCATAGATACACCGACGAAGAAGGAGCTTATAGCCTCATCCCACACGGTTGATGAGATAAGGAAATACTCCACAGCCGATTCGGTGGCCTATCTCTCCCTGGAGGGACTTAAAAGCATCGTGGGAGGGGAGGGCTATTGCTTTGCCTGTTTCAACGGCAATTACCCCATAGAATTTGAAAGATAA
- the dapB gene encoding 4-hydroxy-tetrahydrodipicolinate reductase produces the protein MIRTIVCGAAGKMGRRICALIGEDSELTLVGAVEAKGSSAVGQDAGVLATGISNGISIKDDLAKIIDEGEVVIDFTAPDATLSHVRVAADHKKPIVIGTTGLNNQQIKEIEKLSVIVPIVLAPNMSLGVNILFKLVEDVARTLKDDYDIEIVEMHHRFKADAPSGTALKLAEFAAKGIGEDLEDVAVYGRKGLIGKRDPKEIGIMSLRGGDVVGEHTVIFAGLGERIELTHKASSRDTFARGALRAAKWVIDKVPGLYSMQDVLGLK, from the coding sequence ATGATTAGGACGATAGTTTGCGGTGCAGCAGGCAAGATGGGCAGAAGGATATGCGCCTTAATAGGTGAGGATAGCGAACTTACATTGGTTGGTGCGGTTGAAGCTAAAGGCTCTTCCGCTGTGGGGCAGGATGCCGGTGTTCTGGCAACGGGTATATCAAACGGTATATCCATAAAAGACGATTTAGCAAAGATCATTGATGAGGGTGAGGTTGTTATAGATTTTACGGCGCCTGATGCCACACTATCCCATGTTAGGGTTGCAGCTGACCATAAAAAACCCATAGTCATAGGCACCACGGGCCTGAACAACCAACAGATAAAGGAGATCGAAAAACTATCGGTTATCGTGCCGATCGTGCTTGCACCCAATATGAGTCTGGGTGTGAATATACTGTTTAAGCTTGTTGAGGATGTGGCAAGGACGCTAAAGGATGATTACGATATTGAGATAGTCGAGATGCACCACAGGTTTAAGGCCGATGCTCCAAGCGGCACGGCTTTGAAGTTGGCCGAGTTTGCAGCCAAAGGAATTGGAGAGGATTTAGAGGATGTTGCCGTCTATGGCAGAAAGGGGCTGATTGGTAAAAGAGACCCAAAAGAGATAGGTATAATGAGCCTAAGGGGCGGTGATGTTGTGGGTGAGCACACCGTAATCTTTGCAGGCCTTGGGGAGAGGATAGAGCTAACCCATAAGGCCTCCTCGAGGGATACATTTGCAAGGGGCGCCTTAAGGGCTGCAAAGTGGGTCATTGATAAGGTGCCCGGTCTTTACTCCATGCAGGATGTGTTGGGTTTAAAATAA
- the dapA gene encoding 4-hydroxy-tetrahydrodipicolinate synthase — protein sequence MFELKGAMTAIITPFKNGKLDEDAFRKLIKRQIDGGIDCLVPCGTTGEAATMDLEEYERTIGVAVEECKGKIPVLAGAGTNNTKKVIELAKIAIGAGADAILSVAPYYNKPTQEGLYLHYKTIAEAISVPLVLYNVPGRTSVNILPQTVIRLSEIDNIIGIKEASGSLNQVSEIIEGAKEGFSVISGDDFLTLPMMSIGGTGVISVSANVVPELVARQYDAFVEGRLDEAKQLHHKLYKLHKAMFYETNPIPVKTALAIMGYVEEEFKLPLCKMSSENKERLRSVLKELGLI from the coding sequence ATGTTTGAGTTGAAGGGGGCTATGACGGCTATCATTACACCGTTCAAAAATGGCAAATTAGACGAAGATGCTTTCAGGAAGCTCATAAAGAGGCAGATCGATGGCGGTATAGACTGCCTTGTTCCATGCGGCACAACGGGTGAGGCCGCAACCATGGATTTGGAGGAATACGAAAGAACCATCGGCGTTGCCGTTGAGGAGTGTAAGGGTAAAATACCTGTTTTGGCAGGTGCAGGAACCAATAACACCAAGAAGGTCATAGAGCTTGCAAAGATAGCCATAGGTGCCGGTGCTGATGCCATACTATCCGTTGCTCCTTACTATAACAAGCCCACACAGGAGGGACTATACTTGCACTATAAAACAATAGCCGAGGCCATTAGCGTGCCTTTGGTTCTTTACAATGTACCAGGCAGGACATCGGTAAATATCCTGCCGCAGACGGTTATAAGGCTCTCTGAGATAGACAACATAATAGGTATAAAGGAGGCCAGCGGTTCGCTGAATCAGGTTTCTGAGATTATAGAGGGGGCGAAAGAGGGTTTCAGTGTAATTAGCGGCGATGATTTCCTGACGCTTCCCATGATGTCTATAGGCGGAACGGGTGTTATATCCGTTAGCGCTAATGTGGTGCCCGAGCTTGTGGCCAGACAATACGATGCCTTTGTAGAGGGCAGGCTTGATGAGGCAAAACAGCTTCACCATAAACTTTACAAGCTCCATAAGGCTATGTTCTATGAGACAAACCCCATACCGGTAAAAACGGCCTTGGCTATTATGGGTTATGTTGAAGAAGAGTTTAAGCTGCCTCTGTGTAAGATGTCTTCTGAGAACAAGGAGAGGTTAAGGTCTGTTCTGAAAGAGTTGGGCTTAATATAA
- the dapF gene encoding diaminopimelate epimerase yields MKKIPFFKMNGSGNDFIIINNRENIVEESIDIPLQEFVRRVCKRQLSVGADGLILIEKDSEYDFRWRFFNSDGSEAEMCGNGSRCAARFAYLNNIAPLNMKFLTLAGVIEAQITGLNTVRVQLTKPKDYRDNIELDGVDMSLSFINTGVPHAVYFVNSVDVVDVKGIGEKTRYHDYFAPDGTNVNFVEVVTPHTLRIRTYERGVEDETLACGTGATASALVAILKGKCETPVEVITKSGNRLKVYAYMENGDIKKVYLEGDALLTYIGTMLDEAWNY; encoded by the coding sequence ATGAAGAAGATACCTTTTTTCAAGATGAACGGCAGCGGAAATGATTTCATCATCATCAATAACAGGGAGAATATAGTTGAGGAGTCGATAGATATACCCCTGCAGGAGTTTGTAAGGAGGGTATGTAAAAGGCAGCTCTCCGTCGGTGCAGACGGTTTGATCCTCATAGAGAAGGACAGCGAATACGATTTTAGATGGCGCTTTTTCAACAGCGACGGCAGCGAGGCGGAGATGTGCGGAAACGGCTCAAGATGCGCAGCCAGATTCGCCTATCTAAACAACATAGCGCCGCTCAATATGAAGTTTTTGACTTTAGCCGGTGTGATAGAGGCCCAGATTACAGGCCTAAACACCGTTAGGGTTCAGTTAACAAAGCCCAAGGATTATAGGGATAATATCGAGCTGGATGGCGTCGATATGTCGCTTTCGTTCATAAACACAGGCGTTCCCCATGCTGTTTATTTTGTTAATAGCGTGGATGTGGTTGATGTTAAGGGTATAGGTGAGAAGACCAGGTATCACGACTATTTTGCCCCTGATGGAACCAATGTAAACTTTGTTGAGGTTGTAACGCCCCATACATTGAGGATCAGGACATACGAAAGGGGTGTTGAGGATGAGACGCTCGCATGTGGAACGGGCGCAACGGCATCTGCATTGGTTGCCATACTAAAGGGCAAGTGTGAAACGCCTGTTGAGGTTATAACAAAAAGTGGCAACAGGCTGAAGGTCTATGCTTATATGGAAAACGGCGATATAAAGAAGGTATACCTTGAGGGTGATGCATTGTTAACCTATATAGGAACCATGTTGGATGAGGCATGGAATTATTAA
- the lysA gene encoding diaminopimelate decarboxylase, with protein MFEYRNGELYAEGVRVADIAEDVGTPVYVYSKAHFESQFSRFDSAFSREHVISFAIKANSNLAVIGVFAKLGAGADIVSRGELFKALKAGVDPSKIVFSGVAKRDDEIEYALVNDIMMINVESEDELNAVDRVAKRLNKKARIALRVNPDVDPKTHPYISTGLKKNKFGVPYDEAYDLYLKAKELKNIDVYGVQFHIGSQLLDTTPIYDASKRIADLMRRLMDKGLEFRVVDVGGGVGIVYDEKTEKEPDVNLYAKQIEEAFEGFDIKLVLEPGRFLVGNGGILISRVIYHKTNGQKSFLIVDAGMNDLLRPSLYNAYHKIAPLKESSLGVIKCDIVGPICETGDFFARDYQIDDVPNGECIAVFSAGAYGFTMASNYNSRPRPAEVLVEGDRYRIVREREMLEDLIKGEYL; from the coding sequence GTGTTTGAATATAGAAATGGTGAGTTGTATGCAGAGGGTGTCAGGGTCGCAGATATTGCTGAAGATGTTGGAACGCCGGTTTATGTCTATTCAAAGGCCCATTTTGAGTCTCAGTTTAGCAGGTTTGATAGTGCTTTTTCAAGGGAGCATGTAATCTCCTTTGCCATAAAGGCAAACAGCAACCTTGCCGTTATTGGTGTCTTTGCTAAATTGGGGGCTGGTGCCGATATAGTGTCGAGGGGTGAGCTGTTTAAGGCCTTAAAGGCCGGGGTTGATCCCTCAAAGATCGTCTTTAGCGGCGTTGCAAAGAGGGATGATGAGATAGAGTATGCCCTGGTCAACGATATAATGATGATAAATGTGGAGTCTGAGGATGAGTTGAATGCCGTCGATAGGGTTGCAAAAAGGCTCAACAAAAAGGCCAGGATCGCCTTAAGGGTAAATCCGGATGTTGATCCAAAGACCCATCCATATATTTCCACAGGTCTTAAGAAGAATAAATTTGGTGTCCCCTATGATGAGGCTTACGATCTGTATCTAAAGGCCAAGGAACTTAAAAACATAGATGTTTACGGCGTTCAGTTTCACATAGGCAGCCAGCTGCTTGATACCACACCCATTTATGATGCCTCCAAAAGGATAGCCGATTTGATGAGGAGGCTTATGGATAAGGGCCTTGAGTTCAGGGTTGTTGATGTCGGCGGAGGCGTTGGCATAGTGTATGATGAGAAAACGGAAAAGGAGCCAGATGTTAACCTGTATGCAAAGCAGATAGAGGAGGCTTTTGAGGGCTTTGATATAAAATTGGTGCTTGAGCCTGGCAGGTTTTTGGTGGGCAATGGCGGCATACTCATAAGCAGGGTTATATACCACAAGACGAATGGTCAAAAGAGCTTCCTGATTGTGGATGCAGGCATGAACGATTTGTTGAGACCGTCTCTATATAACGCCTATCACAAGATAGCCCCGCTTAAGGAATCCTCTTTAGGTGTTATCAAGTGCGATATAGTAGGTCCTATTTGTGAGACGGGCGATTTCTTTGCGAGGGATTATCAGATAGACGATGTGCCAAATGGCGAGTGCATAGCCGTGTTTAGTGCCGGGGCTTACGGGTTTACGATGGCCAGCAATTACAACTCACGCCCAAGGCCGGCAGAGGTGCTTGTGGAGGGTGATAGGTATAGGATTGTAAGAGAAAGAGAGATGTTGGAAGATCTAATAAAGGGAGAGTATTTATGA